One stretch of Dissulfurimicrobium hydrothermale DNA includes these proteins:
- a CDS encoding helicase-related protein: protein MDSGLLTSQIGQRIFLPGHFDVSVVLEDARPLGSDDSAGYECRVRLPDGSLEEAVISAEEVAAVLGLGPGEAKAKTPVDAEKLRLLIESARIRLAYAHDQQFAVSLSGIRTLPHQIEAVYQAMLPQPRLRFLLADDPGAGKTIMAGLLIKELKLREAIERVLILCPAPLTIQWQDEMLRWFGESFDIIFSAVDQQQLTNPWQRSSQVISSIDYAKQDEVRERVWQQRWDLVVIDEAHKCSARTASGGQGREPKVATTKRYDLVSRLTSQADHILLLTATPHHGDEDKFAHFLRLIEPDLFPEPHRLGKQAAEIRQNVFRLGKDSPWCLRRLKEDLRDANGKRLFPDRYARTVTFRLNNDEYTLYKSVTAYINEFIPQQTGQRRSSAALTRTVLQRRLVSSTCAIHESIKRRLKKQEDLLEELEGLTPAQRAKRLAALQGRLPDAEQDEDDLDDAVRDQLVDEYTAALEIEQLRAEISALKELVEQARRVRENANDSKLAALKKCLGEAQFMDLKDGRGKLLIFTEHRDTLGYVRDHLERWGFSTCEIHGGMNPHERKRAQEVFRTGAQVCVATEAAGEGINLQFCHLMINYDMPWNPTRLEQRLGRIHRIGQDRDVYAFNFVATDSEDGQPIVEGRILHRLLEKLDTMNEALEGRVFDVIGEVLSLNDVNLPDMLRDAAYDPRRLDEYLDQIDRIDPAKLKEYEEATGIALARSHVDFSAFQRRNLEVEERRLMPRYVEAQFVAAAREVGLRVEPRADGLWRIEHVLADLRSERLRSVQKVGKAESSYRKITFHKHHLEQDAHVDAVLMGPGHPLYAAVDEKLNERLKDLIGGIGFFVDPLCREPYHIHFFEISIRGKDSKGNDVPLYGELVAVREDLPARGAQAGRGHHEVIPSEILLNLAAHPHPPQEIDMGGQASSLSMASDFLKRTYQLECRARCQKERQRFASICREYLEKSFDVRIKRAQERAMLLAGEAVTKPEFKLAADEARKYVDELQRTRQERLDGLRRLEIARTGPVKHVGTAFVQTVEQASSLSDQDLSAWKADPLLDPNIRRQSEIAAEDKVIEALITEGFPLERIERVGHLKLGFDIRAHRIADEATGEVFVKRIEVKGRLRGQPVRLTTNEWYKAQQLAETYWLYVVWDPLGASPELVRIHNPVAKLDHVKREIVAARFYEIPAEALEAAMRREDDKA, encoded by the coding sequence ATGGATAGCGGTCTGCTCACATCTCAGATTGGGCAGCGGATATTCCTCCCAGGGCACTTCGATGTGTCTGTGGTTCTGGAAGATGCGCGACCGCTCGGTTCCGATGATTCGGCAGGCTATGAGTGCCGTGTTCGTCTTCCCGACGGCTCATTGGAAGAGGCTGTAATCTCTGCCGAAGAGGTGGCAGCCGTTCTTGGACTGGGTCCCGGCGAAGCGAAAGCTAAGACGCCAGTGGACGCCGAGAAGCTGCGACTTCTGATCGAATCCGCCCGAATTCGATTAGCTTACGCACACGATCAGCAGTTTGCCGTGAGCCTTTCAGGTATCCGCACCTTGCCGCATCAGATTGAAGCGGTGTACCAAGCGATGCTTCCGCAGCCCAGATTGCGTTTTCTTCTTGCGGATGATCCTGGAGCGGGCAAGACCATCATGGCCGGCCTGCTCATCAAGGAGCTGAAGCTCCGAGAAGCCATCGAGCGAGTCCTGATTCTCTGCCCCGCGCCGCTCACGATCCAATGGCAAGACGAGATGCTCCGGTGGTTCGGCGAGTCCTTCGACATCATCTTCTCCGCCGTCGACCAGCAGCAGCTCACGAACCCGTGGCAGCGCTCCTCGCAGGTCATCTCGTCTATCGACTACGCCAAGCAGGATGAGGTGCGCGAGCGAGTGTGGCAGCAGCGCTGGGACCTGGTCGTCATCGACGAGGCCCACAAGTGTTCGGCGAGAACCGCGTCAGGCGGTCAGGGACGCGAACCGAAGGTAGCCACGACCAAGCGATACGACCTGGTTTCGCGCCTCACCTCGCAGGCCGACCACATCCTGCTCCTCACCGCGACGCCACACCACGGAGATGAAGACAAATTCGCTCATTTCCTTCGGCTCATTGAGCCAGATCTTTTCCCCGAGCCGCACCGACTGGGAAAGCAGGCTGCTGAGATTCGGCAAAATGTTTTTAGGCTTGGGAAAGACTCCCCGTGGTGTCTGCGCCGGCTAAAGGAGGATCTGAGGGATGCCAATGGCAAGCGTCTCTTTCCAGACCGTTACGCAAGAACGGTTACATTTCGCCTGAACAACGACGAATACACCCTTTACAAGAGCGTTACCGCTTACATCAACGAGTTTATCCCGCAGCAGACCGGGCAAAGACGTTCCTCCGCGGCGTTGACCAGAACGGTCCTGCAACGCAGGTTGGTGAGCTCCACATGCGCCATTCACGAGTCGATCAAGCGCCGGTTGAAAAAGCAGGAAGATCTCCTGGAAGAGCTTGAGGGACTTACTCCGGCCCAGCGCGCCAAACGGCTGGCCGCTTTACAGGGTCGCCTGCCTGACGCCGAGCAGGACGAAGACGATCTCGACGATGCAGTACGTGATCAATTGGTCGATGAGTACACTGCCGCGCTGGAAATTGAGCAGTTGCGCGCAGAAATCTCCGCCCTTAAGGAGCTCGTCGAGCAGGCGCGAAGGGTTCGTGAAAACGCGAACGATTCCAAGTTGGCCGCATTGAAGAAGTGCCTCGGCGAGGCGCAGTTTATGGACCTGAAGGATGGCCGGGGAAAGCTCCTGATCTTTACGGAGCACAGGGATACCCTCGGCTACGTGCGCGATCATCTTGAACGATGGGGTTTTTCCACCTGCGAAATCCACGGCGGCATGAACCCGCATGAACGCAAACGAGCGCAGGAGGTTTTCAGAACCGGGGCGCAGGTATGCGTAGCGACGGAGGCCGCCGGCGAAGGTATCAACCTCCAGTTCTGCCACCTGATGATCAACTATGACATGCCCTGGAACCCGACCCGGCTGGAGCAGCGCCTGGGCCGTATTCATCGCATCGGTCAGGACCGGGATGTCTATGCTTTCAACTTCGTGGCCACGGATTCCGAGGACGGTCAGCCCATTGTCGAGGGGCGTATCCTGCATCGTCTCCTCGAGAAGCTCGACACGATGAACGAAGCCCTCGAAGGCCGCGTGTTCGACGTAATCGGCGAGGTGCTCTCCTTGAACGACGTGAATCTGCCGGACATGCTTCGAGATGCGGCCTATGACCCCAGGCGGCTCGATGAGTACCTCGACCAGATCGACCGCATCGATCCGGCCAAGCTCAAAGAATACGAAGAGGCCACGGGCATCGCGCTTGCGCGCAGCCACGTGGATTTTTCAGCATTCCAACGCCGAAACCTCGAGGTCGAAGAGCGTCGGCTGATGCCCCGGTATGTGGAAGCGCAGTTCGTCGCTGCTGCTCGGGAAGTGGGCCTCCGGGTCGAGCCGAGGGCCGACGGGTTGTGGCGCATTGAGCACGTCCTTGCAGATCTTCGCTCTGAACGTCTTCGCTCAGTCCAGAAGGTCGGGAAAGCCGAATCGTCCTACCGAAAGATCACCTTCCACAAACACCACCTTGAACAGGACGCTCACGTTGACGCCGTGCTGATGGGGCCTGGACATCCGCTCTATGCAGCTGTGGACGAGAAGCTCAATGAGCGCCTGAAGGATTTGATCGGAGGCATTGGGTTTTTCGTCGATCCTTTGTGCAGAGAACCCTACCATATCCACTTTTTTGAAATTTCGATCCGTGGCAAGGACTCGAAAGGGAACGACGTGCCGCTCTATGGCGAACTCGTGGCCGTTCGGGAGGACCTGCCCGCGCGCGGCGCGCAGGCGGGGCGCGGGCATCACGAAGTCATCCCGAGCGAGATCCTCCTCAACCTGGCAGCCCATCCGCATCCGCCGCAAGAAATAGACATGGGGGGACAGGCTTCCAGCCTGTCCATGGCCTCCGACTTCCTCAAGCGCACCTATCAGCTCGAGTGCCGCGCCCGCTGTCAAAAAGAACGTCAGAGATTCGCCAGTATCTGCCGGGAATATTTAGAAAAATCCTTCGATGTCCGCATAAAACGCGCCCAGGAGCGGGCCATGCTGCTTGCCGGTGAGGCGGTGACCAAACCGGAGTTTAAACTGGCAGCCGATGAGGCCAGGAAATATGTAGATGAACTTCAGCGCACACGCCAGGAACGCCTCGACGGGCTGAGGCGGCTTGAGATCGCCAGAACCGGACCGGTCAAGCACGTGGGAACGGCCTTTGTGCAAACGGTGGAACAGGCTTCCAGCCTGTCAGACCAGGATTTGTCAGCCTGGAAGGCTGACCCACTACTCGATCCGAATATCCGCCGGCAGAGCGAAATCGCAGCAGAAGACAAAGTTATTGAAGCGCTGATTACGGAGGGCTTCCCCCTCGAGCGCATCGAGCGGGTCGGCCATCTGAAGTTGGGGTTCGACATCCGCGCCCACCGGATCGCGGATGAGGCCACCGGCGAGGTCTTTGTCAAGAGAATCGAGGTCAAGGGCCGCCTGCGGGGACAGCCGGTAAGGCTGACTACAAACGAGTGGTACAAGGCCCAGCAACTGGCCGAGACCTACTGGCTCTATGTGGTTTGGGACCCCTTAGGCGCTTCGCCTGAGCTTGTGCGCATCCATAATCCCGTTGCCAAGCTCGACCATGTCAAGAGGGAAATCGTGGCGGCGAGGTTCTACGAAATCCCTGCCGAGGCATTGGAGGCGGCAATGCGCCGAGAGGATGACAAAGCTTGA
- a CDS encoding RNA-binding domain-containing protein: MNTSQQEFTAILAKGETLTVEFKSDAKGGLPDRDLVAAVVAMANTEGGLILLGVEDDGSVTGIQSSHQDTTGLKALIANRTSPSVAISVEIIEQEGKKILNITVPKSHSIVSTTDGLVLRRRLMATGKPEAVPFYPHEFIQRQAGLGLVDPSAMPLASLSAEDLNPLERQRIREAIRRYGGDMTLLPLADEELDGTLGLVTTVEGIRRPTVAGLLLMGREEIIRQYIPAHEVAFQVLEGTDVRVNEFFRKPLLQTFEEVELLFKARVVEEEIQVGLFRVPIPNFDRRAFREGFINALVHRDYARLGAVHVRLDDNGLTISSPGGFIEGVTLQNLLVAPPRSRNPLLADIVKRIGLAERTGRGIDRIFEGMLRYGRPAPDYSMSDASSVVLLMSRADADTSFLEMILAYEERTGVPMPIDSLIIFSRLRQERRLTTTDLAGSTQKPEASTRATLEKLVEAGMIEAQDTGRGRSYMLSAKVYKKIGQKAAYVRQAGFDPIQQEQMVLAYIDKHGSIKRADVMELCGLTKDQAYNLLKKLKSSGQIVQEGSRKGAVYVLRR, encoded by the coding sequence ATGAACACGAGTCAGCAGGAATTCACGGCGATTTTGGCAAAGGGCGAAACCCTGACGGTCGAATTCAAAAGCGACGCAAAGGGTGGTCTCCCCGATCGTGATCTTGTTGCAGCCGTGGTTGCTATGGCCAATACTGAAGGTGGACTGATTCTCTTGGGAGTCGAAGATGACGGAAGCGTTACCGGTATTCAATCCAGCCATCAGGACACCACAGGGCTCAAGGCCCTGATTGCCAACCGGACCAGCCCATCGGTGGCCATATCCGTTGAAATCATCGAGCAGGAGGGGAAAAAGATCCTCAACATAACCGTGCCGAAATCTCATTCCATCGTGTCCACTACAGACGGACTGGTGTTGCGCCGCCGTCTTATGGCTACCGGCAAGCCCGAGGCAGTACCCTTCTACCCCCATGAGTTTATTCAGCGTCAGGCCGGTTTGGGGTTGGTTGATCCATCGGCCATGCCTCTCGCGTCGCTGAGTGCCGAAGATTTGAACCCGCTGGAGCGGCAACGAATACGTGAAGCCATCCGCCGGTATGGCGGTGATATGACGCTGCTGCCTCTGGCCGATGAAGAATTGGATGGGACACTGGGTCTCGTCACCACCGTTGAAGGAATTCGCAGGCCGACAGTTGCCGGCCTGCTGCTCATGGGACGCGAAGAAATCATCCGTCAGTATATCCCTGCCCATGAAGTCGCGTTCCAGGTCTTGGAAGGCACGGACGTCCGCGTCAACGAATTCTTCCGCAAACCGCTCCTGCAAACCTTCGAAGAAGTTGAGCTGCTTTTCAAGGCCCGGGTTGTTGAGGAGGAGATTCAAGTCGGCCTTTTCCGGGTGCCCATTCCCAATTTTGACCGCCGGGCGTTCCGAGAAGGTTTTATCAATGCCTTGGTCCATCGCGATTATGCCCGCTTGGGCGCCGTGCATGTACGGCTGGACGACAACGGCCTCACCATTTCCAGCCCCGGGGGGTTTATCGAAGGCGTGACGCTGCAGAATCTGCTTGTAGCGCCGCCGCGCTCCCGCAACCCTTTGTTGGCCGATATCGTCAAGCGAATCGGTCTGGCTGAACGCACCGGACGCGGCATTGATCGAATTTTTGAAGGAATGCTGCGTTACGGCCGACCGGCGCCGGACTACTCCATGTCCGACGCTTCCTCGGTGGTGCTGCTCATGTCCCGTGCGGATGCAGACACCTCTTTTCTTGAGATGATCCTCGCCTATGAGGAGCGGACCGGTGTGCCGATGCCTATAGATAGTTTGATCATCTTTTCCCGCTTGCGTCAGGAACGGCGCCTCACGACGACCGATTTGGCCGGAAGCACCCAGAAGCCGGAGGCATCTACACGTGCCACACTGGAAAAACTGGTGGAAGCCGGAATGATAGAAGCGCAAGACACCGGACGCGGGCGGTCCTATATGCTCAGCGCCAAGGTTTACAAAAAAATCGGCCAGAAGGCGGCCTATGTCCGGCAGGCCGGTTTCGATCCTATCCAGCAGGAGCAGATGGTGCTGGCCTATATCGATAAACATGGCTCCATCAAGCGGGCCGACGTCATGGAGCTGTGCGGGTTAACAAAAGATCAAGCATATAACCTGTTAAAAAAGTTAAAAAGTAGTGGTCAGATAGTCCAGGAAGGAAGCAGAAAAGGGGCGGTTTATGTGTTGAGGCGGTAA
- a CDS encoding DUF1156 domain-containing protein, producing MSDDPRLIEDFLPIQAISAEASREKSVRKGHISTLHLWWARRPLVACRAAVYGALVPASRFVPPACRDDEGGAGRENGLHKNGKSLGRANAAKFIERLCKYPGNPAVIKEAQRHILEAHAERLTKERGTGFQPVTVEDIEAGKMPAPRVLDMFAGGGAIPLEALRLGCEAYALDLNPVAHIIELCTLVYPQKYGKPDPNVRGMTGLPAPRRFWVYVIRCEDDSFYIGQTDNIVRRYEDHLSGKAEWTATHKPVELIHWEEFKTRDEAVAREQGLKTGFGRKWLKREWDAGRLASRQAGPKNAKGLPASLEGLAQPGETTWGGLAEEVRYWGEWVLKKVKAEIGDLYPLIPDPDYKGNRPAVQSEMWQSSDKESIPPGYLMPVAYLWTRTVRCKNPACGATVPLVRQTWLCKKKDRYVALRMIAPKGEKRVRFEVMESRTEKGLGFDPAGFSKGGNATCPFCGTVADSDYVKLEGQAGRMGRQMMAIVCTRPGKQGKVYLSADDYPEFAPDDKAIRKRIEALCRRTGLTVPNEPMDTNDPTTVAGRGFGIKTFSELFTPRQMLCLLTFAACLRALTHRQAAVREAYQTMVGQAGSTGFQPVNQSTGKMPVAPMDEERAKAVVTYLATALNREAEDSSSLCRWNPNAEKMQGTFGRQALPMVWDFCEISPFGDSVGDWRSLINLQLNAIGGASDFGGAAGEVSRGSATALPWPDASFDAVITDPPYYDNIQYAALSDFFYVWLKRTIGHLYPEHFSAEVSPKKSEAVASPWRHKSKADARKAYEEMMAKSFAEAHRVLKPGGQMTVVYAHKTTLGWSTLVDALRGAGFTVTEAWPLNTEMKSRLVAMETAALASSIFLVARKRERAEMGSPACAASRDAAGRYEDEVRPELEQIVRERVDSLWKMGITGADLVIAAVGAGLRAFTRFSRVEYANGEEVPAEKFLAEVEGVVLETLLEKIFGVTGSGVAAVDGPSRFYVLWRYAYKAAEMDAGEAIVFTYGQNVELDGQNGLSSGSRALVEKKKGKYRLRDFTERGDDEKLGMPRDDLPAPQSGASRQAGGKSAPLIDILHRILWLLENEPRKLNDFLDEARPDRERLRLVAQTLAGTALAGRKDDGPEHTLATTQAEATALNKLVANWRALIDQRLAAREGTLFELIRNSEAKK from the coding sequence ATGTCTGACGACCCCAGACTCATCGAAGACTTCCTGCCGATCCAGGCCATCAGCGCCGAGGCGTCGCGGGAGAAATCCGTCCGCAAGGGGCACATCTCGACCCTTCACCTCTGGTGGGCGCGGCGGCCGCTCGTGGCTTGTCGCGCCGCGGTGTATGGCGCGCTTGTTCCGGCGTCGCGGTTCGTTCCGCCTGCCTGCCGCGACGACGAAGGCGGCGCAGGCAGGGAGAACGGCTTACATAAGAATGGCAAGTCTCTGGGCAGGGCCAATGCAGCCAAGTTCATCGAACGGCTCTGCAAGTATCCGGGAAACCCTGCCGTTATCAAGGAAGCGCAGAGGCACATCCTCGAAGCACATGCCGAGCGGCTGACCAAGGAACGTGGCACAGGCTTCCAGCCTGTGACGGTCGAGGACATCGAGGCAGGCAAGATGCCTGCCCCACGGGTGCTCGACATGTTCGCCGGTGGTGGGGCCATCCCTTTGGAAGCCCTGCGCCTCGGTTGTGAAGCCTACGCCCTCGACTTGAACCCCGTGGCGCACATCATCGAGCTTTGCACGCTGGTCTATCCCCAGAAGTACGGAAAACCCGACCCGAATGTCCGCGGTATGACCGGCTTGCCTGCGCCGCGACGCTTCTGGGTTTACGTTATCCGATGCGAGGACGATTCCTTCTATATCGGCCAAACCGACAACATCGTTCGGCGCTATGAAGATCACCTGAGCGGTAAAGCGGAGTGGACCGCCACCCACAAGCCAGTTGAGTTGATCCACTGGGAGGAGTTTAAAACTCGTGATGAAGCGGTCGCACGTGAGCAAGGGCTCAAGACGGGATTTGGCCGCAAGTGGCTGAAGCGCGAATGGGATGCCGGCCGCCTAGCGTCGCGGCAGGCAGGGCCGAAGAACGCGAAGGGGCTGCCTGCCAGCCTTGAAGGGCTGGCGCAGCCAGGCGAAACTACCTGGGGCGGCCTGGCCGAGGAGGTCCGCTACTGGGGTGAATGGGTGCTCAAGAAGGTCAAGGCAGAGATCGGCGATCTCTATCCACTCATACCTGATCCCGACTACAAGGGGAATAGGCCCGCGGTACAGTCTGAAATGTGGCAATCTTCAGACAAGGAAAGCATCCCTCCTGGATACCTCATGCCGGTGGCCTACCTCTGGACGCGGACCGTCCGCTGCAAGAACCCGGCCTGTGGCGCCACGGTGCCACTGGTACGCCAGACCTGGCTCTGCAAGAAAAAGGATCGCTATGTCGCGCTCCGGATGATCGCACCCAAGGGCGAAAAAAGGGTCCGTTTCGAGGTGATGGAAAGTCGCACGGAAAAGGGCCTCGGCTTCGACCCGGCGGGCTTCTCCAAGGGCGGCAACGCCACCTGCCCCTTCTGCGGGACGGTCGCGGACAGCGACTATGTGAAGCTGGAAGGCCAGGCGGGCCGCATGGGCCGGCAGATGATGGCCATTGTCTGCACGCGACCGGGCAAGCAGGGCAAGGTGTACCTGTCGGCCGACGACTACCCCGAGTTCGCCCCCGACGACAAGGCGATCCGCAAGCGCATCGAGGCGCTCTGCCGGCGCACCGGGCTGACGGTGCCGAATGAGCCGATGGATACAAATGATCCAACCACAGTTGCTGGAAGAGGTTTCGGCATAAAGACATTTAGTGAACTCTTCACCCCCCGGCAGATGCTCTGCCTGCTCACCTTCGCCGCCTGTCTGCGTGCGTTGACGCACAGGCAGGCGGCGGTGCGGGAGGCCTATCAAACCATGGTGGGACAGGCCGGTAGCACAGGCTTCCAGCCTGTGAACCAGAGCACAGGCAAGATGCCTGTGGCACCAATGGATGAGGAGAGAGCTAAGGCGGTCGTGACGTATCTTGCAACTGCCCTGAACCGCGAGGCGGAGGACTCCTCTTCGCTATGCAGATGGAATCCGAACGCGGAGAAGATGCAAGGGACGTTCGGGCGGCAAGCGCTCCCAATGGTGTGGGACTTCTGCGAAATAAGTCCGTTCGGCGATTCTGTAGGAGACTGGCGATCACTCATCAACCTACAGCTGAATGCTATCGGGGGAGCGAGTGACTTCGGAGGCGCAGCAGGCGAGGTCTCCCGCGGCTCGGCCACCGCGCTCCCCTGGCCCGACGCCTCGTTCGACGCGGTCATCACCGACCCGCCCTACTACGACAATATACAATATGCCGCGCTTTCCGATTTCTTTTATGTCTGGCTCAAGCGCACTATCGGCCATCTTTATCCAGAGCATTTCAGCGCAGAGGTTTCTCCGAAGAAGAGCGAGGCAGTGGCCTCGCCTTGGAGGCATAAGAGCAAAGCTGACGCAAGAAAGGCCTACGAAGAGATGATGGCCAAGTCCTTTGCCGAGGCGCACCGGGTCCTCAAGCCCGGCGGGCAGATGACCGTGGTCTATGCCCACAAGACGACGCTGGGCTGGTCCACGCTCGTGGACGCCCTGCGCGGCGCCGGCTTCACCGTCACCGAGGCATGGCCGCTCAATACCGAGATGAAGTCACGGCTTGTTGCAATGGAGACCGCCGCCCTCGCCTCCAGTATCTTCCTGGTTGCGCGCAAACGGGAAAGGGCAGAGATGGGTTCCCCTGCCTGCGCCGCGTCCCGCGACGCGGCAGGCAGGTACGAGGACGAGGTCCGCCCCGAACTGGAGCAGATCGTCCGCGAGCGGGTGGATTCGCTCTGGAAGATGGGGATCACGGGCGCGGACCTGGTCATTGCCGCGGTTGGCGCAGGGCTCCGCGCCTTCACCCGCTTCTCGCGCGTGGAGTACGCCAACGGCGAGGAGGTCCCGGCCGAGAAATTCCTGGCCGAGGTGGAAGGGGTCGTGCTGGAGACGCTCCTTGAGAAGATCTTCGGGGTAACCGGAAGCGGCGTTGCCGCAGTGGACGGGCCGAGTCGGTTCTACGTACTCTGGCGCTACGCTTACAAGGCGGCCGAGATGGACGCGGGCGAGGCCATCGTATTCACCTACGGCCAGAATGTGGAATTGGATGGCCAGAACGGCCTTTCGTCCGGAAGCCGCGCGCTGGTCGAAAAGAAGAAGGGCAAATACCGACTGCGCGATTTCACCGAGCGAGGTGATGACGAAAAGCTTGGGATGCCAAGGGATGACCTGCCTGCGCCGCAAAGCGGGGCGTCGCGGCAGGCAGGCGGCAAGTCGGCCCCGCTGATCGATATCCTGCACCGCATCCTCTGGCTTTTGGAAAACGAGCCCAGGAAGCTCAATGACTTCCTCGACGAGGCAAGGCCGGACCGCGAACGGTTGCGGCTGGTAGCCCAGACCCTGGCCGGAACTGCATTGGCCGGCAGGAAAGACGACGGGCCGGAACACACACTGGCGACCACGCAGGCGGAAGCTACCGCGCTCAACAAACTCGTCGCCAACTGGCGGGCGCTGATCGACCAACGGCTGGCCGCAAGGGAAGGAACCCTATTTGAACTCATTCGAAATTCGGAGGCCAAAAAATGA